CTTCAGGCCCGCCTCGCCATTGATGGTGCCAGCGAACACGGTATCGCCGGGCGCCTTGAGCTTGGGCATGCTTTCGCCGGTGACGGGGGCTTCGTCGACGGCACTTTCCCCTTCCAGAACAAGACCATCCGCCGCGATCCTGTCGCCGGGGCGCACCAGGATGACGGCGCCGGGGATCAGCGTTTCCGCCGGCACTTCGCGCGCGCTGCCGTCCTCCTGAAGCAACGCCGTCTTGGGCAGGAGGGCAGTGAGGCCAGCGATGCTGGCGCGGGCGCGACTTGCGGCAACTCCTTCCAAAATCTCGCCAATCAGGAACAGGAACACCACCGCGGCAGCCTCTTCCGCAGCCCCGATTGCCACGGCGCCGACCGCCGCAATGGTCATCAAGGTCTCGATGGTGAAGGGTGCGCCGGCGCGGGCGGCGGCCAGGGCGCGGCGGGCGATGGGGAGCAGGCCCACCAGCAGGGCGGCGAGGAAGACCCACAGGTCGGACGCCGGCCAGATGCGGCCGGACATCCAGGCCAGAACAATGGCGAGGCCGCAGATCACCGCTTGGCGCGCCTTGCGGCTGCGCCACCAAGGGGCGGCGGCGGGCGCGACGGCGGCGGGAGCATGGGAATGGTCGTGCGGGGGCGCGGGCGCATGATCGGCATGCGCGTGGGCGCAGCAGGGCGCGGCTTGTGTGGTGGGGGAAGCGGCATTGGCCGGCCTCACCCCATAGCCGAGCCCGGCCACCTGCCGGGTCACCCGGTCCGCCTCAAAGCCTTGACCATGCTCCACAATCAGCGTCCCCGCCTGGACCGAGACAGACGCCGCCGCGACGCCGGGAAGGCGGCGCACGGCGGTTTCGATCTTCAAGGCGCAGGAGGCGCAATCCATGCCCTCGACGCGAAAACGGGTGGTGGCGGACGACGCCTGCGACATGGCCGAACTCCATCTGGGGCCGCTGGGGCGCTTGTGGAACCGGCAGGGTGGGTACATCCTCCAGTGACTGGAGGAGCAAGAGGAAAATGGCGGAACTGGACTATTCCATCGGGGAGGCGGCAAAGTTAAGTGGTATAAAAATACCTACAATCCGCTATTACGAGGAGATCGGCCTGCTGGCGGCAGTGGCGCGCAGCGAGGGAAACCGGCGCTTTTATGGGGCGGACGACCTGCGCCGGCTCGCCTTCATCCGCCATGCGCGCGAGCTGGGCTTTCCCATGGACGAGATCCGTACCCTGTTGAAATTGCAGGATGATCCTGACCAATCCTGCGCTACGGCCGATGCCATCGCCACCGCCCGGCTCCAGGATGTGGAGCGCCGGATCGCCCGGTTGGAGCGGCTCCGGAGCGAGTTGCGCAAGATGGTGGAGCAATGTGCCGCGGGGCGGGTGGGGGAGTGCCGGGTGATCGAGACCTTGGCCGATTCGACCCACACCCATGGACGGCTCGCCGACGAATAGGGCCAAAATGGCCGGTGATCTCGGCTTGGACGCCACGGAACAAGGGTGGATCAAGGCGCCGGACGGCCTGAACTGGGCTTGGCCGGGTTCCCGCGCCACGCAGGCCCCTCTCCTGCCCCCTCCGTCCCCTCCGACGCCCGACCTGCCGCCAAAGAGGCCACCGCCAAGCTGCACGTTCCCGTGAGGGGGACGCCCGCCCTTGCCATTCCCCATCGCCCGGGGACACCTTGCCCCAACCAGCGACCCGCGACCACGGAGCGACAGAATGTGGCAGCCGCCCCGACCACCCGCGAACGAAGCCGAACGCCTCCGGGTGCTGGCCGCCTGCAACATCATGGATACCGGGCAGGATGAGCGGTTCGACCGGCTGACCCGCCTCGCCACCGCGCTCTATCAGGTGGATGTGGCCTTCCTGTCCTTCATCGACGATGCGTACCAGTGGATGAAGGCGATGTCCGGCCCCGGTCTGGCGCCGGTGATCGAGCGGCGGCGGACGGTGTGCAACCTCATCGTCGAGAGCGGCCAACCGCTGGTGGTGGGGGACCTTCACACGGACCCGCGCCTCGTCGGCCATCCGGTGGCGGCCTCTTTGCCGTTCCGCTTCTATGCGGGGGTGCCGCTGATGATGGCGCCGGACCTGGCGGTGGGCACGCTGTGTGTGCTCGGAGCGGCCGTGCGGGAGACCTCGGGCGTCGACATCGCCCCTCTCACCGACCTCGGCGCCATCGCCATGGACGAGCTGGACTTGTGGAAGATCAACCAGGACCTGAAGCGCCGCGCCGACACCGATTCCCTGACCGGCCTCGGCAATCGCCGGGCCTTCGACGAGGAACTGGAGCGGGCCGGCCGGCGGGCGCGGCGCACTGGCGCTCCGGTCTCGCTGCTGCTGGTCGACCTCGACCACTTCAAGGCGGTCAATGACGTGTCGGGCCATCCGGCCGGCGATGCGGTGCTGCGACGGGCGGGACAGCGTTTGGGCCAAGCGGTGCACCGGGCCGACGACATGGCCGCCCGCTATGGCGGCGAGGAATTCGCCATCCTCCTGCCGGGAACCGACGCTGCGGGCGCCGCCGTGCTGGCGGAGGCCATTCGGGCCGACATCGCGGCGGCCGACATGCCCCATCCGCTCACCGGACGCGTCACCGCCAGCATCGGCGCGGCGACTCACCAGGGCGCGGCCGCCGACACGGATCGCCTGGTGGCGGAGGCCGACCGTGCCCTTTATCGGGCCAAGGCGCTGGGGCGGGACCGGGTGGTGCTGTTCGAGGCCATGGGCGAGGCCTTGACCCCCGCGGCCCTGGCCGGCGCGGAAGGGTGAGGCGCCCATGAGAAAGGCCGCGACGCTCTCGCATCGCGGCCTCCCCGGCTCCCCCGCAGGAACCGGTGTCGCGGCTTCGGCCCCTCACCGTCGGCCGCGGCGATCGCCCGGCGCCCTGCACGGCGCCGGAGCGGGGTGTTCAGTCGATGGCGTCCATATATTCCTCGGCCACCTTCATCTCATGGCCAAGCGGAACCCGGCCGGAGAGGGCGGCAGCCAGGCGCGCCTCGTCCAATTCGCCTTCCCAGCGAGCCACCACGATGGTGGCCACCGTGTTGCCGATGAAATTGGTGATGGCCCGGCACTCGGACATGAAGCGGTCAATACCGAGAATGAGCGCCATGCCGCCAATCGGAACGGAAGGCACCACGGAGAGCGTGGCGGCGAGCGTGATGAAGCCCGCGCCGGTGATGCCCGCCGCGCCCTTGGAGGACAGCATGGCCACCAGCAGAAGCAGGATCTGATCCCACAGGCTGAGATGGATGCCGGTGGCCTGGGCGATGAAGAGCGCCGCCAGCGTCATATAGATGTTGGTGCCGTCCAGGTTGAAGGAATAGCCGGTAGGCACCACGAGCCCAACCACGGAGCGGTGGCAGCCCGCCTTCTCCATCTTTTCCATCAGGCTCGGCAGCGCGGCTTCCGAGGACGAGGTGCCGAGCACAAGGAGCAGCTCTTCCTTGATGTATTTCAGGAGCTTCCAGAGCGAGAAGCCGTTGTAGCGGGCGACCGCGCCGAGCACCACGAACACGAACAGGAACGAGGTGATGTAGAAGGTCACCAGCAGCATGGCCAGGCTCACGATAGAGCCGAGGCCGTAGCGGCCGATGGTGAAGGCCATGGCACCAAAGGCGCCGACGGGGGCCGCGCGCATCAGGATGGCCACCAGGCGGAACATGCCCTGGGCAGTGGAGTGCAGCACGGTCAAAAGCGGCTCGGCCTTGTCGCCGATGCCGGCGAGCGCGATACCGAACAGAACCGCGAAGAACAGCACCTGGAGAATGTCACCGGAGGCCATGGCGCTAAACGGCGTCGCCGGGATGATGTTCATCAGGAAGCCGACGATGGTGGAATCGTGGGCCTTGGCGATGTAGTCGGCGGTCGCCTTGGGGTCCAGCGTCGCGGGATTGATGTTCATGCCCGCGCCGGGCTGCACCACATTGCCGACCACGAGGCCGATGATGAGCGCCAGGGTGGAAAAGGTGAGGAAGTAGATCATGGCCTTGCCGGCCACGCGCCCGACCTTGCCGAGGTCCCGCATGCCCGCGATGCCGCTGACCACGGTGAGGAAGATCACGGGGGCGATGACCATCTTCACCAGCTTGATGAAGGCATCGCCCAGGGGACGCAGTTCCACCGCGAACTTGGGGTAGAAGTGGCCCAGCAGGATGCCGAGAATGATGGCCACGAGCACCTGGAAATACAGGTGATGATGCAGCTTGCGACGCGCGGCCGGGGCCGGCGCCGGAACGGCGAGCGCCATGGGCGTTTCTCCTTTGGGCCTTCGGCACCTCTTCAAACAGGGCGCCTTCGGGACCGGGTGAACGGACGAGGCGGATGCCTCGCGCCTCCTTCGGCAAGCCCCGTGCCAGGGCGCGCGGCATCAGGGGCTCGGAAACCCGCTTGAATTCACACGTCTTTTTGCCGTGTCGCTGCCGCTGATTTGACGCAATGTGCGAAATTTCGCACAATATCGCCCAAAGTCGCGTGCGACTTTCCGCACATTCCGGAGCCCTCCCCTGGCCAATAGCGACCATTCCGTATCGGAGGCCCCCCTGGCCCCCGCGCCGCCTCCCTCCCCTTCGCCAGCGGCCGGTGCCCGCGCGCCCCGCCGGCGCCGCCTCTCCTTTCTGATCCTCGTCACGCTGGCACTCGGCGCCCTGGTGATGCTGGACGCAGCGGCCGCGCGGGTGGCGGAGAATTGGGCGCTCTCCCAATTGCGGGCCACGGCGGAAGCAGCGGTGGCGCTGCGCGGCGCCATGCTGCGCTCGGAGATCGAAAAGCAGCGCTCCTTGCCTTTGGTGCTCGCCGATGATCCCGGCGTGCGGGCGGCCCTTGCCGATCCGCAGGAGGGCCAGCTCCTCGCCCTCGACGAGCGGCTGGAGCGCATCGCGCAGGAAAGCCGGGCGGGCGCCATCTATGTGATCGACGCCCAGGGCCTGACCCGCGCCGCCAGCAATTACCGCACCGCCGAGAGCTTCGTCGGCAGCAACTACGCCTTCCGCCCCTATTTCACCGGCGCCATGAAAGACGGCCAGGCCGCGCATTTCGCCTTCGGCACGGTGAGCCATCGGCCGGGCCTTTATCTCTCGCGGCGGATCGAGGGCACCACGGGGCCGCTCGGCGTGGTGGTGGTGAAGGCGGAGTTCGGCGCCACGGAGGACGCCTGGCACGCCCTGCCGGAACCTGCCTTCGTCACCGATGAGCGCGGCATCGTGCTGGTGGCGAGCGAGCCGGCCTGGCGCTTTCACACCACGGTGCCGCTGGATGCAGCCCAGCGGGCGGAGATCCGCGCCAGCCTCCAGTTCGGCGATGCCCCGCTCGCCATGCTGCCCATCCGCCCCGCGCGCGACCTGCCGGGCGCCGCC
This genomic interval from Aquabacter sp. L1I39 contains the following:
- a CDS encoding MerR family transcriptional regulator; translation: MAELDYSIGEAAKLSGIKIPTIRYYEEIGLLAAVARSEGNRRFYGADDLRRLAFIRHARELGFPMDEIRTLLKLQDDPDQSCATADAIATARLQDVERRIARLERLRSELRKMVEQCAAGRVGECRVIETLADSTHTHGRLADE
- a CDS encoding GGDEF domain-containing protein, which produces MWQPPRPPANEAERLRVLAACNIMDTGQDERFDRLTRLATALYQVDVAFLSFIDDAYQWMKAMSGPGLAPVIERRRTVCNLIVESGQPLVVGDLHTDPRLVGHPVAASLPFRFYAGVPLMMAPDLAVGTLCVLGAAVRETSGVDIAPLTDLGAIAMDELDLWKINQDLKRRADTDSLTGLGNRRAFDEELERAGRRARRTGAPVSLLLVDLDHFKAVNDVSGHPAGDAVLRRAGQRLGQAVHRADDMAARYGGEEFAILLPGTDAAGAAVLAEAIRADIAAADMPHPLTGRVTASIGAATHQGAAADTDRLVAEADRALYRAKALGRDRVVLFEAMGEALTPAALAGAEG
- a CDS encoding dicarboxylate/amino acid:cation symporter, with the translated sequence MALAVPAPAPAARRKLHHHLYFQVLVAIILGILLGHFYPKFAVELRPLGDAFIKLVKMVIAPVIFLTVVSGIAGMRDLGKVGRVAGKAMIYFLTFSTLALIIGLVVGNVVQPGAGMNINPATLDPKATADYIAKAHDSTIVGFLMNIIPATPFSAMASGDILQVLFFAVLFGIALAGIGDKAEPLLTVLHSTAQGMFRLVAILMRAAPVGAFGAMAFTIGRYGLGSIVSLAMLLVTFYITSFLFVFVVLGAVARYNGFSLWKLLKYIKEELLLVLGTSSSEAALPSLMEKMEKAGCHRSVVGLVVPTGYSFNLDGTNIYMTLAALFIAQATGIHLSLWDQILLLLVAMLSSKGAAGITGAGFITLAATLSVVPSVPIGGMALILGIDRFMSECRAITNFIGNTVATIVVARWEGELDEARLAAALSGRVPLGHEMKVAEEYMDAID